A portion of the Anabas testudineus chromosome 22, fAnaTes1.2, whole genome shotgun sequence genome contains these proteins:
- the LOC113147772 gene encoding MAPK/MAK/MRK overlapping kinase isoform X1 — MMHYSNWLIGVKNRASLRNACKTPPNPDWNNRGNVVDTQNNNPQLNEKTSELMVTTHLWRKGYKIIKKIGEGTFSDVVKTQSLKDGKFYACKTMKQTINSLEQANNLREVQAMKRLSPHANIIQLHELIFDKETGTVSLICELMEMNIYEFIQGRQTPLPEHTLKQYMYQLCKSLEHMHSCGIFHRDVKPENILIKQNVLKLGDFGSCRSVYSKPPHTEYISTRWYRAPECLLTDGYYSLKMDIWSAGCVFFEIMSLNPLFPGTNELDQVAKIHDVLGTPDQSVLQKFKQSRAMHFNFPPKKGTGISRLVPNCPAPALSLLYQMLAYDPDERITAETALRHTYFREIRLAEKKADTLHRVSGTMDGVGCSSGMQSSLEHIWRPTKLGKQLRGRHTRQTPLMSHNMKHVAEPVIRRNIPHYPTELPKLNMVVPGPQISFPVSTVPAFTMTHRGTLPAIASKKCQSRLAKPRDESHRTAFKTYYMPPLDRKHGGY, encoded by the exons ATGATGCACTACTCAAACTGGCTTATTGGCGTGAAAAACAGGGCAAGCCTTCGCAATGCATGCAAAACACCACCCAACCCCGACTGGAACAACAGGGGAAATGTTGTGGACACGCAGAACAACAACCCGCAGCTTAACGAGAAGACATCGGAGCTAATGGTCACCACTCACCTCTGGAGGAAAG GCTACAAAATAATCAAGAAAATCGGGGAGGGCACATTTTCAGATGTGGTTAAAACTCAGAGCCTGAAAGACGGGAAGTTCTATGCATGTAAAACCATGAAGCAGACAATTAACAG TCTGGAGCAGGCTAACAACCTACGGGAAGTCCAGGCAATGAAGAGATTGAGCCCACATGCAAATATCATCCAGCTCCATGAATTGATTTT TGACAAGGAAACTGGAACAGTATCTTTGATTTGTGAGCTGATGGAGATGAACATCTATGAATTTATACAAG GAAGACAAACTCCGCTGCCTGAACATACATTAAAACAGTACATGTACCAGCTTTGCAAGTCACTTGAACACATGCACAG CTGTGGGATCTTTCACCGAGATGTGAAGCCAGAGAACATTCTCATCAAA CAAAATGTTCTGAAGCTTGGAGACTTTGGCTCATGTCGGAGTGTGTACTCCAAGCCCCCGCACACTGAGTACATCTCCACACGGTGGTACAGAGCTCCAGAGTGTCTCCTCACTGATGGATATTACAGCTTGAAGATGGACATCTGGAGTGCTGGTTGTGTCTTCTTTGAGATCATGAG CTTAAATCCTCTCTTTCCTGGAACCAATGAGTTGGACCAGGTTGCCAAGATTCATGACGTGTTAGGGACACCAGATCAGAGTGTCCTCCAAAAGTTCAAGCA GTCTCGGGCGATGCATTTCAATTTTCCCCCTAAGAAAGGCACAGGTATCTCACGTTTAGTTCCCAACTGCCCCGCCCCGGCTCTGTCACTGCTCTATCAGATGCTCGCCTACGACCCAGATGAACGCATCACTGCAGAAACGGCCCTGCGGCACACATACTTCAGAGAAATCAG GCTGGCAGAGAAGAAAGCCGACACTCTTCACAGAGTTTCCGGGACTATGGATGGAGTAGGCTGCAGTAGTGGGATGCAGAGCTCCTTAGAGCACATCTGGCGTCCAACCAAACTTGGCAAACAGCTGAGGGGAAGACATACAAGACAAACACCTTTAATGAGT cacaacatgaagcatgtaGCAGAGCCCGTTATCAGACGGAACATCCCTCATTATCCCACAGAGCTGCCCAAGCTAAACATGGTCGTACCAGGGCCTCAGATCTCCTTCCCAGTGTCCACTGTGCCTGCATTCACCATGACTCACCGAGGCACACTGCCAGCCATTGCGTCAAAAAAGTGCCAGTCACGGTTGGCAAAG CCCCGGGATGAGTCACACCGCACAGCTTTTAAGACCTACTATATGCCACCTCTGGATAGGAAACATGGAGGCTACTGA
- the LOC113147772 gene encoding MAPK/MAK/MRK overlapping kinase isoform X2, which translates to MVTTHLWRKGYKIIKKIGEGTFSDVVKTQSLKDGKFYACKTMKQTINSLEQANNLREVQAMKRLSPHANIIQLHELIFDKETGTVSLICELMEMNIYEFIQGRQTPLPEHTLKQYMYQLCKSLEHMHSCGIFHRDVKPENILIKQNVLKLGDFGSCRSVYSKPPHTEYISTRWYRAPECLLTDGYYSLKMDIWSAGCVFFEIMSLNPLFPGTNELDQVAKIHDVLGTPDQSVLQKFKQSRAMHFNFPPKKGTGISRLVPNCPAPALSLLYQMLAYDPDERITAETALRHTYFREIRLAEKKADTLHRVSGTMDGVGCSSGMQSSLEHIWRPTKLGKQLRGRHTRQTPLMSHNMKHVAEPVIRRNIPHYPTELPKLNMVVPGPQISFPVSTVPAFTMTHRGTLPAIASKKCQSRLAKPRDESHRTAFKTYYMPPLDRKHGGY; encoded by the exons ATGGTCACCACTCACCTCTGGAGGAAAG GCTACAAAATAATCAAGAAAATCGGGGAGGGCACATTTTCAGATGTGGTTAAAACTCAGAGCCTGAAAGACGGGAAGTTCTATGCATGTAAAACCATGAAGCAGACAATTAACAG TCTGGAGCAGGCTAACAACCTACGGGAAGTCCAGGCAATGAAGAGATTGAGCCCACATGCAAATATCATCCAGCTCCATGAATTGATTTT TGACAAGGAAACTGGAACAGTATCTTTGATTTGTGAGCTGATGGAGATGAACATCTATGAATTTATACAAG GAAGACAAACTCCGCTGCCTGAACATACATTAAAACAGTACATGTACCAGCTTTGCAAGTCACTTGAACACATGCACAG CTGTGGGATCTTTCACCGAGATGTGAAGCCAGAGAACATTCTCATCAAA CAAAATGTTCTGAAGCTTGGAGACTTTGGCTCATGTCGGAGTGTGTACTCCAAGCCCCCGCACACTGAGTACATCTCCACACGGTGGTACAGAGCTCCAGAGTGTCTCCTCACTGATGGATATTACAGCTTGAAGATGGACATCTGGAGTGCTGGTTGTGTCTTCTTTGAGATCATGAG CTTAAATCCTCTCTTTCCTGGAACCAATGAGTTGGACCAGGTTGCCAAGATTCATGACGTGTTAGGGACACCAGATCAGAGTGTCCTCCAAAAGTTCAAGCA GTCTCGGGCGATGCATTTCAATTTTCCCCCTAAGAAAGGCACAGGTATCTCACGTTTAGTTCCCAACTGCCCCGCCCCGGCTCTGTCACTGCTCTATCAGATGCTCGCCTACGACCCAGATGAACGCATCACTGCAGAAACGGCCCTGCGGCACACATACTTCAGAGAAATCAG GCTGGCAGAGAAGAAAGCCGACACTCTTCACAGAGTTTCCGGGACTATGGATGGAGTAGGCTGCAGTAGTGGGATGCAGAGCTCCTTAGAGCACATCTGGCGTCCAACCAAACTTGGCAAACAGCTGAGGGGAAGACATACAAGACAAACACCTTTAATGAGT cacaacatgaagcatgtaGCAGAGCCCGTTATCAGACGGAACATCCCTCATTATCCCACAGAGCTGCCCAAGCTAAACATGGTCGTACCAGGGCCTCAGATCTCCTTCCCAGTGTCCACTGTGCCTGCATTCACCATGACTCACCGAGGCACACTGCCAGCCATTGCGTCAAAAAAGTGCCAGTCACGGTTGGCAAAG CCCCGGGATGAGTCACACCGCACAGCTTTTAAGACCTACTATATGCCACCTCTGGATAGGAAACATGGAGGCTACTGA
- the LOC113147772 gene encoding MAPK/MAK/MRK overlapping kinase isoform X3, producing MHRYKIIKKIGEGTFSDVVKTQSLKDGKFYACKTMKQTINSLEQANNLREVQAMKRLSPHANIIQLHELIFDKETGTVSLICELMEMNIYEFIQGRQTPLPEHTLKQYMYQLCKSLEHMHSCGIFHRDVKPENILIKQNVLKLGDFGSCRSVYSKPPHTEYISTRWYRAPECLLTDGYYSLKMDIWSAGCVFFEIMSLNPLFPGTNELDQVAKIHDVLGTPDQSVLQKFKQSRAMHFNFPPKKGTGISRLVPNCPAPALSLLYQMLAYDPDERITAETALRHTYFREIRLAEKKADTLHRVSGTMDGVGCSSGMQSSLEHIWRPTKLGKQLRGRHTRQTPLMSHNMKHVAEPVIRRNIPHYPTELPKLNMVVPGPQISFPVSTVPAFTMTHRGTLPAIASKKCQSRLAKPRDESHRTAFKTYYMPPLDRKHGGY from the exons ATGCATC GCTACAAAATAATCAAGAAAATCGGGGAGGGCACATTTTCAGATGTGGTTAAAACTCAGAGCCTGAAAGACGGGAAGTTCTATGCATGTAAAACCATGAAGCAGACAATTAACAG TCTGGAGCAGGCTAACAACCTACGGGAAGTCCAGGCAATGAAGAGATTGAGCCCACATGCAAATATCATCCAGCTCCATGAATTGATTTT TGACAAGGAAACTGGAACAGTATCTTTGATTTGTGAGCTGATGGAGATGAACATCTATGAATTTATACAAG GAAGACAAACTCCGCTGCCTGAACATACATTAAAACAGTACATGTACCAGCTTTGCAAGTCACTTGAACACATGCACAG CTGTGGGATCTTTCACCGAGATGTGAAGCCAGAGAACATTCTCATCAAA CAAAATGTTCTGAAGCTTGGAGACTTTGGCTCATGTCGGAGTGTGTACTCCAAGCCCCCGCACACTGAGTACATCTCCACACGGTGGTACAGAGCTCCAGAGTGTCTCCTCACTGATGGATATTACAGCTTGAAGATGGACATCTGGAGTGCTGGTTGTGTCTTCTTTGAGATCATGAG CTTAAATCCTCTCTTTCCTGGAACCAATGAGTTGGACCAGGTTGCCAAGATTCATGACGTGTTAGGGACACCAGATCAGAGTGTCCTCCAAAAGTTCAAGCA GTCTCGGGCGATGCATTTCAATTTTCCCCCTAAGAAAGGCACAGGTATCTCACGTTTAGTTCCCAACTGCCCCGCCCCGGCTCTGTCACTGCTCTATCAGATGCTCGCCTACGACCCAGATGAACGCATCACTGCAGAAACGGCCCTGCGGCACACATACTTCAGAGAAATCAG GCTGGCAGAGAAGAAAGCCGACACTCTTCACAGAGTTTCCGGGACTATGGATGGAGTAGGCTGCAGTAGTGGGATGCAGAGCTCCTTAGAGCACATCTGGCGTCCAACCAAACTTGGCAAACAGCTGAGGGGAAGACATACAAGACAAACACCTTTAATGAGT cacaacatgaagcatgtaGCAGAGCCCGTTATCAGACGGAACATCCCTCATTATCCCACAGAGCTGCCCAAGCTAAACATGGTCGTACCAGGGCCTCAGATCTCCTTCCCAGTGTCCACTGTGCCTGCATTCACCATGACTCACCGAGGCACACTGCCAGCCATTGCGTCAAAAAAGTGCCAGTCACGGTTGGCAAAG CCCCGGGATGAGTCACACCGCACAGCTTTTAAGACCTACTATATGCCACCTCTGGATAGGAAACATGGAGGCTACTGA
- the wdr20a gene encoding WD repeat-containing protein 20 isoform X1 encodes MLISKMAAEGGGKEMNEIKTQFTTREGVYKLLTHSEYSRPNRVPFNSQGSNPVKVSFVNVNDQSGNGDRICFNVGRELYFYIYKGVRKAADLSKPIDKRIYKGTQPTCHDFNHLTATAETVSLLVGFSAGQVQLIDPIKKETSKLFNEERLIDKSRVTCLKWVPGSESLFLVSHASGNMYLYNVEHTCGTTAPHYQLLKQGENYSVHTCKSKSTRNPLLKWTVGEGALNEFAFSPDGKFLACVSQDGFLRVFNFDAVELHGTMKSYFGGLLCVCWSPDGKYIVAGGEDDLVTVWSFLDCRVIARGHGHKSWVSVVAFDHYTTSVEESDPMEFSGSDEDFQDQMINFGRDRANSTQSRLSKRNSTDSRPVSVTYRFGSVGQDTQLCLWDLTEDILFPHLPLSRTRTHTNVMNATSPPAGATIITNTSSNTANGNNSGANTPGINSLSTTLPRSNSLPHSAGTTATANNTNKASSGGGGIGSGIMDSAIATGVSKFATLSLHDRKERHHEKDHKRNHSMGHISSKSSDKLNLLTKTKTDPAKTLGTLLCPRMEDVPLLEPLICKKIAHERLTVLIFLEDCLVTACQEGFICTWARPGKVGLLSSQNQASSPSGTVV; translated from the exons ATGTTAATTTCAAAGATGGCGgcggagggaggagggaaggagatgAACGAAATTAAAACTCAGTTCACCACTCGGGAAGGCGTCTACAAACTCCTCACTCACTCCGAATACAGTCGTCCTAACAGGGTGCCTTTCAACTCGCAAGGCTCCAACCCCGTCAAGGTCTCCTTCGTGAACGTCAACGACCAGTCGGGCAACGGCGACAGGATCTGTTTCAATGTGGGCCGTGAGCTCTACTTCTACATTTACAAAGGCGTTAGAAAG GCTGCTGACCTGAGCAAGCCCATAGACAAGCGTATCTACAAGGGAACGCAGCCCACCTGTCATGATTTCAACCACCTTACAGCTACAGCAGAGACTGTGTCCTTGCTggtgggtttctcagcaggaCAGGTACAGCTCATTGACCCCATCAAAAAGGAGACGAGCAAGCTTTTCAATGAGGAG AGACTAATAGACAAATCGAGAGTAACATGCTTGAAATGGGTGCCAGGCTCTGAGAGCTTGTTTCTAGTGTCTCATGCCAGTGGGAATATGTACCTGTACAACGTGGAGCATACTTGTGGCACAACAGCACCACACTACCAGCTGCTCAAACAGGGAGAGAACTACTCTGTACACACTTGTAAGAGTAAATCAACTCGGAACCCTCTACTTAAATGGACAGTGGGTGAGGGCGCTCTGAATGAGTTTGCCTTCTCTCCTGATGGGAAGTTCCTAGCCTGTGTAAGTCAAGACGGCTTCCTGCGGGTGTTCAACTTTGACGCTGTTGAACTTCATGGCACAATGAAGAGCTACTTTGGTggcttgttgtgtgtgtgctggagtcCTGATGGGAAGTATATAGTTGCAGGTGGAGAGGACGATCTAGTGACTGTGTGGTCGTTTTTGGACTGCAGAGTCATCGCACGAGGTCATGGGCACAAGTCATGGGTGAGTGTGGTGGCATTTGACCATTACACCACCAGTGTGGAGGAAAGTGATCCAATGGAGTTCAGTGGCAGTGATGAGGACTTCCAGGATCAGATGATCAACTTTGGACGAGACCGTGCCAACAGCACGCAGTCTCGACTCTCGAAGCGCAACTCCACAGACAGCCGGCCTGTTAGTGTGACATACCGGTTTGGCTCAGTGGGCCAGGACACTCAGCTGTGCCTATGGGACCTCACTGAGGACATCCTTTTCCCCCATCTTCCGCTTTCACGGACACGGACACACACTAACGTGATGAATGCTACAAGCCCCCCTGCGGGTGCTACAATAATCACTAACACCTCTAGTAACACTGCTAATGGAAACAACAGTGGTGCCAATACTCCTGGCATTAACTCCCTCTCCACCACATTACCGCGCTCCAACAGCCTACCCCATTCAGCTGGcaccacagcaacagcaaataATACTAACAAGGCtagcagtggtggtggtggaatCGGCAGTGGTATTATGGACAGTGCCATCGCTACAGGTGTGAGTAAGTTTGCAACACTGTCACTCCATGATCGTAAGGAGCGCCACCATGAGAAGGACCACAAACGCAACCACAGCATGGGTCATATCAGCAGTAAGAGCAGTGACAAGCTCAACCTGCTGACAAAAACCAAAACGGACCCCGCTAAGACTCTGGGCACTCTGCTGTGCCCGCGCATGGAGGATGTGCCCCTCCTTGAGCCCCTCATCTGTAAAAAGATAGCACACGAGAGACTGACTGTACTCATATTTTTAGAGGACTGTTTAGTGACTGCTTGTCAGGAGGGATTTATTTGCACATGGGCGAGGCCAGGCAAAGTG ggTTTATTGTCATCCCAAAACCAAGCCAGCTCTCCCAGTGGAACAGTAGTATAG
- the wdr20a gene encoding WD repeat-containing protein 20 isoform X2, with amino-acid sequence MYLYNVEHTCGTTAPHYQLLKQGENYSVHTCKSKSTRNPLLKWTVGEGALNEFAFSPDGKFLACVSQDGFLRVFNFDAVELHGTMKSYFGGLLCVCWSPDGKYIVAGGEDDLVTVWSFLDCRVIARGHGHKSWVSVVAFDHYTTSVEESDPMEFSGSDEDFQDQMINFGRDRANSTQSRLSKRNSTDSRPVSVTYRFGSVGQDTQLCLWDLTEDILFPHLPLSRTRTHTNVMNATSPPAGATIITNTSSNTANGNNSGANTPGINSLSTTLPRSNSLPHSAGTTATANNTNKASSGGGGIGSGIMDSAIATGVSKFATLSLHDRKERHHEKDHKRNHSMGHISSKSSDKLNLLTKTKTDPAKTLGTLLCPRMEDVPLLEPLICKKIAHERLTVLIFLEDCLVTACQEGFICTWARPGKVGLLSSQNQASSPSGTVV; translated from the exons ATGTACCTGTACAACGTGGAGCATACTTGTGGCACAACAGCACCACACTACCAGCTGCTCAAACAGGGAGAGAACTACTCTGTACACACTTGTAAGAGTAAATCAACTCGGAACCCTCTACTTAAATGGACAGTGGGTGAGGGCGCTCTGAATGAGTTTGCCTTCTCTCCTGATGGGAAGTTCCTAGCCTGTGTAAGTCAAGACGGCTTCCTGCGGGTGTTCAACTTTGACGCTGTTGAACTTCATGGCACAATGAAGAGCTACTTTGGTggcttgttgtgtgtgtgctggagtcCTGATGGGAAGTATATAGTTGCAGGTGGAGAGGACGATCTAGTGACTGTGTGGTCGTTTTTGGACTGCAGAGTCATCGCACGAGGTCATGGGCACAAGTCATGGGTGAGTGTGGTGGCATTTGACCATTACACCACCAGTGTGGAGGAAAGTGATCCAATGGAGTTCAGTGGCAGTGATGAGGACTTCCAGGATCAGATGATCAACTTTGGACGAGACCGTGCCAACAGCACGCAGTCTCGACTCTCGAAGCGCAACTCCACAGACAGCCGGCCTGTTAGTGTGACATACCGGTTTGGCTCAGTGGGCCAGGACACTCAGCTGTGCCTATGGGACCTCACTGAGGACATCCTTTTCCCCCATCTTCCGCTTTCACGGACACGGACACACACTAACGTGATGAATGCTACAAGCCCCCCTGCGGGTGCTACAATAATCACTAACACCTCTAGTAACACTGCTAATGGAAACAACAGTGGTGCCAATACTCCTGGCATTAACTCCCTCTCCACCACATTACCGCGCTCCAACAGCCTACCCCATTCAGCTGGcaccacagcaacagcaaataATACTAACAAGGCtagcagtggtggtggtggaatCGGCAGTGGTATTATGGACAGTGCCATCGCTACAGGTGTGAGTAAGTTTGCAACACTGTCACTCCATGATCGTAAGGAGCGCCACCATGAGAAGGACCACAAACGCAACCACAGCATGGGTCATATCAGCAGTAAGAGCAGTGACAAGCTCAACCTGCTGACAAAAACCAAAACGGACCCCGCTAAGACTCTGGGCACTCTGCTGTGCCCGCGCATGGAGGATGTGCCCCTCCTTGAGCCCCTCATCTGTAAAAAGATAGCACACGAGAGACTGACTGTACTCATATTTTTAGAGGACTGTTTAGTGACTGCTTGTCAGGAGGGATTTATTTGCACATGGGCGAGGCCAGGCAAAGTG ggTTTATTGTCATCCCAAAACCAAGCCAGCTCTCCCAGTGGAACAGTAGTATAG
- the LOC113148198 gene encoding uncharacterized protein LOC113148198 isoform X3: MACRRRRQHSAPDKSDRHVPNNMDHLAFKYMEMCKVDTDSDSEISPRWSDTSTVGCVSIAPQSETLQTLQLKPAARHGCYSLFLDPYDGSSEDSDESNINDGVSRRTKQRGKGGGGGCRFSGRSRTFVLHHPASVARREVVKTGMRDPATEQQHLFDIQMKCGSDSEATISSTPHTPVGGSSSQVLDSSSERSPSPCNVRSIYKRKLGLHGADVVELGQRKRQCVVNMEDQDGVDSASEPC; encoded by the exons ATGGCATGTAGGAGGAGACGACAACACTCAGCTCCAG ATAAAAGTGACAGACATGTGCCCAACAACATGGACCACCTTGCTTTCAAGTACATG gaGATGTGTAAGGTGGACACCGACTCGGACTCAGAAATCAGTCCAAGATGGTCCGACACCAGCACTGTG GGATGTGTGAGTATTGCGCCACAGAGTGAGACATTACAGACACTGCAATTGAAGCCTGCAGCAAGACATGGCTGTTATTCTTTg TTTCTGGACCCGTATGATGGGAGTTCTGAGGATTCTGATGAGTCAAACATCAATGATGGTGTCTCCAGAAGAACAAAGCAGCGGggaaaaggaggaggtggaggatgtCGGTTCTCTGGCCGGAGCAGGACATTTGTTCTTCACCACCCTGCTTCTGTTGCTCGTAGAGAAGTGGTGAAAACTGGGATGAGAGATCCTGCGACTGAACAGCAACATCTCTTCGATATCCAGATGAAATGTGGGAGTGACTCCGAG GCTACAATATCCTCCACACCTCATACTCCAGTGGGAGGAAGCTCATCCCAGGTGTTGGATAGCTCCTCTGAGAGATCCCCCAGCCCATGTAATGTCAGATCTATTTACAAGAGAAAGCTGGGTCTCCATGGAGCAGACGTGGTGGAGTTGGGGCAAAGAAAAAGGCAGTGTGTTGTCAACATGGAGGATCAAGATGGAGTGGACTCTGCATCTGAACCATGTTAG
- the LOC113148198 gene encoding uncharacterized protein LOC113148198 isoform X4, producing the protein MACRRRRQHSAPDKSDRHVPNNMDHLAFKYMEMCKVDTDSDSEISPRWSDTSTVGCVSIAPQSETLQTLQLKPAARHGCYSLFLDPYDGSSEDSDESNINDGVSRRTKQRGKGGGGGCRFSGRSRTFVLHHPASVARREVVKTGMRDPATEQQHLFDIQMKCGSDSEVWVCELDSLPSHSDKEACYNILHTSYSSGRKLIPGVG; encoded by the exons ATGGCATGTAGGAGGAGACGACAACACTCAGCTCCAG ATAAAAGTGACAGACATGTGCCCAACAACATGGACCACCTTGCTTTCAAGTACATG gaGATGTGTAAGGTGGACACCGACTCGGACTCAGAAATCAGTCCAAGATGGTCCGACACCAGCACTGTG GGATGTGTGAGTATTGCGCCACAGAGTGAGACATTACAGACACTGCAATTGAAGCCTGCAGCAAGACATGGCTGTTATTCTTTg TTTCTGGACCCGTATGATGGGAGTTCTGAGGATTCTGATGAGTCAAACATCAATGATGGTGTCTCCAGAAGAACAAAGCAGCGGggaaaaggaggaggtggaggatgtCGGTTCTCTGGCCGGAGCAGGACATTTGTTCTTCACCACCCTGCTTCTGTTGCTCGTAGAGAAGTGGTGAAAACTGGGATGAGAGATCCTGCGACTGAACAGCAACATCTCTTCGATATCCAGATGAAATGTGGGAGTGACTCCGAGGTGTGGGTCTGCGAGCTTGACAGTTTGCCTTCCCACAGCGACAAGGAGGCGT GCTACAATATCCTCCACACCTCATACTCCAGTGGGAGGAAGCTCATCCCAGGTGTTGGATAG
- the LOC113148198 gene encoding uncharacterized protein LOC113148198 isoform X1: MACRRRRQHSAPDKSDRHVPNNMDHLAFKYMEMCKVDTDSDSEISPRWSDTSTVGCVSIAPQSETLQTLQLKPAARHGCYSLFLDPYDGSSEDSDESNINDGVSRRTKQRGKGGGGGCRFSGRSRTFVLHHPASVARREVVKTGMRDPATEQQHLFDIQMKCGSDSEVWVCELDSLPSHSDKEACKDLTVIMANDSSKHPQTMDIELQLDDFGLQATISSTPHTPVGGSSSQVLDSSSERSPSPCNVRSIYKRKLGLHGADVVELGQRKRQCVVNMEDQDGVDSASEPC; the protein is encoded by the exons ATGGCATGTAGGAGGAGACGACAACACTCAGCTCCAG ATAAAAGTGACAGACATGTGCCCAACAACATGGACCACCTTGCTTTCAAGTACATG gaGATGTGTAAGGTGGACACCGACTCGGACTCAGAAATCAGTCCAAGATGGTCCGACACCAGCACTGTG GGATGTGTGAGTATTGCGCCACAGAGTGAGACATTACAGACACTGCAATTGAAGCCTGCAGCAAGACATGGCTGTTATTCTTTg TTTCTGGACCCGTATGATGGGAGTTCTGAGGATTCTGATGAGTCAAACATCAATGATGGTGTCTCCAGAAGAACAAAGCAGCGGggaaaaggaggaggtggaggatgtCGGTTCTCTGGCCGGAGCAGGACATTTGTTCTTCACCACCCTGCTTCTGTTGCTCGTAGAGAAGTGGTGAAAACTGGGATGAGAGATCCTGCGACTGAACAGCAACATCTCTTCGATATCCAGATGAAATGTGGGAGTGACTCCGAGGTGTGGGTCTGCGAGCTTGACAGTTTGCCTTCCCACAGCGACAAGGAGGCGTGTAAAGATCTTACAGTAATTATGGCAAATGATTCATCAAAACACCCTCAAACCATGGATATTGAATTGCAACTTGATGATTTTGGCTTGCAGGCTACAATATCCTCCACACCTCATACTCCAGTGGGAGGAAGCTCATCCCAGGTGTTGGATAGCTCCTCTGAGAGATCCCCCAGCCCATGTAATGTCAGATCTATTTACAAGAGAAAGCTGGGTCTCCATGGAGCAGACGTGGTGGAGTTGGGGCAAAGAAAAAGGCAGTGTGTTGTCAACATGGAGGATCAAGATGGAGTGGACTCTGCATCTGAACCATGTTAG
- the LOC113148198 gene encoding uncharacterized protein LOC113148198 isoform X2, translating into MACRRRRQHSAPDKSDRHVPNNMDHLAFKYMEMCKVDTDSDSEISPRWSDTSTVGCVSIAPQSETLQTLQLKPAARHGCYSLFLDPYDGSSEDSDESNINDGVSRRTKQRGKGGGGGCRFSGRSRTFVLHHPASVARREVVKTGMRDPATEQQHLFDIQMKCGSDSEVWVCELDSLPSHSDKEATISSTPHTPVGGSSSQVLDSSSERSPSPCNVRSIYKRKLGLHGADVVELGQRKRQCVVNMEDQDGVDSASEPC; encoded by the exons ATGGCATGTAGGAGGAGACGACAACACTCAGCTCCAG ATAAAAGTGACAGACATGTGCCCAACAACATGGACCACCTTGCTTTCAAGTACATG gaGATGTGTAAGGTGGACACCGACTCGGACTCAGAAATCAGTCCAAGATGGTCCGACACCAGCACTGTG GGATGTGTGAGTATTGCGCCACAGAGTGAGACATTACAGACACTGCAATTGAAGCCTGCAGCAAGACATGGCTGTTATTCTTTg TTTCTGGACCCGTATGATGGGAGTTCTGAGGATTCTGATGAGTCAAACATCAATGATGGTGTCTCCAGAAGAACAAAGCAGCGGggaaaaggaggaggtggaggatgtCGGTTCTCTGGCCGGAGCAGGACATTTGTTCTTCACCACCCTGCTTCTGTTGCTCGTAGAGAAGTGGTGAAAACTGGGATGAGAGATCCTGCGACTGAACAGCAACATCTCTTCGATATCCAGATGAAATGTGGGAGTGACTCCGAGGTGTGGGTCTGCGAGCTTGACAGTTTGCCTTCCCACAGCGACAAGGAG GCTACAATATCCTCCACACCTCATACTCCAGTGGGAGGAAGCTCATCCCAGGTGTTGGATAGCTCCTCTGAGAGATCCCCCAGCCCATGTAATGTCAGATCTATTTACAAGAGAAAGCTGGGTCTCCATGGAGCAGACGTGGTGGAGTTGGGGCAAAGAAAAAGGCAGTGTGTTGTCAACATGGAGGATCAAGATGGAGTGGACTCTGCATCTGAACCATGTTAG